From Tachysurus fulvidraco isolate hzauxx_2018 chromosome 6, HZAU_PFXX_2.0, whole genome shotgun sequence:
tttttttatcattctgtccagaatgcatttttttcagAACACATGTATCATGGTTTAACatgaaaaatggaaaagaaatatacaaagaagagaaaaacaaagttAGTTAGTGAGTTAGTTACAAAGACTGTATGAAGGCCTGATAAACGGTTTCTAATCATCATCAGATCCAGAGTCCGTGTCATTTCCTTTCCCTCTGATCGTCTTTTTCTCCAGCTTGGTGAACTTTGTCCCTGGTTTCTGAGCAAGTGTAGGAGGCTCAAAGCGATTTCCActaaagtaaagaaataaaggttCTGAGACTTCTGCCACAATATCTACCAATACATCAGATGAATTATCCAAATGCATTTAGAACATGTTTTGCCTACCTATAGGTGATGATATCTGAACAGCCCAGTCTCCACTCCAGCATTTCGGTTGAGAACTCATCTGTGTTGCCTAGATCAGTGAAGCCTACTATATAGTCCTTAGTCTTCCCGTCTTTCACCAGTGCTAGTGTAGGAATAACTTTAATCCTAAGCCTTTCTGTTAAGAAGGGAGCCTTCTCTGCATTTAGTTTGATGAACTTTGTCTCTAAATGCTTCTTCGCCATGATACCCAAGTGTTTGTCCATGATTTTACATCttaaacaagacacacacaagaGATTGAGTTCTCTGTCTTAGAAAGCATTATTTTAAGAGACAATGCCAAAACAAATCTGACCTATCGATTGTAAATGTACCTGAAAGTGGAATCCCTGTAGAAATGGCAAACCACATTCTTGCTTTCTTTAACTTCAGCAAAGAAATCTCTCTCACTTGGGATCTCTCTATATTCACCATGGCCTTTAGAGATCCATTCCTAAGGAGTATAAAAAAACTATTGTTAACATATCTTTATTGCTGACTAGTCATCTTTATTTAGCAAAAccattataaattaaatatacattataaaaaaacatgcactaaatttaaaaaaggatCCTTTTTATATAGACTGATGCCATACAATTTAAAAGCTGTGTTAGACACATACATGTTAAAATAACCTTTcaaaatttttataaaataatttaaatggcCTTTCATATGGACATAAATGCATCTCAGAATGCCCACCTGCTTCTCTTTCTGGGCTTTCTTAAGAGCCTCCAACCTCCTTTCCTTAAGAATCTCGAGTTCATCCTCATCCATACGTTCTAGCTTTTCCAGCTCAGCGTCTAGCTGCTCCTCGACGATCCGTGCTGATTGCAGCATTTGCTGCTCCAGGGCCTTTGCTACAATATCCATTGACTGATTTGCCATTTCTCCTTTATCTAATGACTGATAGAGAAGATGTATTAAAAAGTTACACAAGACAGGAACGTatgaattctgagtatttgGTTGGGTGTCAGACGTATTTGCTATCTTTTCAAATTCGTTAATGTGTTTTATGTCACGAATGTATGTGAATTTCCAAAGCCAGGCGCCATCCTGCCCCTGATGTTTCACATGTAGGCAGATCACAAATTAAATGAACAGATGTCATGATGAATGAAGGCATTTCCTGCACAATAAATTGCCCAGAAACTCATAGCAGCGATTACTGTAGCATACAAAATTAAGAGGCATGCACAAACAGGGAAGAATGCTGACCAGACAAGAACTGAAAGAACTTGTTCAGGTTTATAAGAGTCTCCAGCCAATGTAACAGAAAGCTAAGTGCACAAGAAATCACAGCACAGCTTAATGCAACTAAAGCTATGCCAATGTCAACAATGACAGTGCAGAGGAGAATTCTGGAAGCTGGCTTGGTGGGGTGTTTAGCTGCCAAGAAACCCCTACTGAGAGCGCAGAACAAGGTCAAAAGGCTTCTTTGGGCAAAGGAACATAAAAATTGGATTGTTGCTGACTGGAGAAATGTCttgtggtctgatgaatcaaAGTTTGATATTTTTGGATCTAAATGAAGCATTTACGTACGTCGCAGAACTGGTGAGAAGATGATACCTGACTGTGAAGTACCAAATGTCAAGCATGGAGGCA
This genomic window contains:
- the txndc9 gene encoding thioredoxin domain-containing protein 9; translated protein: MGFVKLTASLPPSPKPRAPSLDKGEMANQSMDIVAKALEQQMLQSARIVEEQLDAELEKLERMDEDELEILKERRLEALKKAQKEKQEWISKGHGEYREIPSERDFFAEVKESKNVVCHFYRDSTFRCKIMDKHLGIMAKKHLETKFIKLNAEKAPFLTERLRIKVIPTLALVKDGKTKDYIVGFTDLGNTDEFSTEMLEWRLGCSDIITYSGNRFEPPTLAQKPGTKFTKLEKKTIRGKGNDTDSGSDDD